Sequence from the candidate division KSB1 bacterium genome:
TAGATTCAAGCCGCCTTCCTCGGAAACGGCCGCCAACACATAATCCCCGATTTCCGCCGAGCGAATAAATTGAGCCAAATTTTGCGGGGCCTGGGGATTGCCGTAGGTGTCAAAAACAGCCGAGGCTTTGACCGTACCCGAGATCGGATCGACAATGGCCACATTATGACCTCTTCCTGTGGTTAAAACACTGCGGCGATCGACTTCGAGCAGAGCATAGCCGACCTGTTCCGTACGCGACGACTGCAGGAGAAGCAAAATCTCGCGTTCCGCAAGCGAGACGCCTTTGCCTCTTTTGACGGTGTTTTCAAAGCGGCAGGTTGCGTCAAAATCCCCATTCTGCAGCCAACCCAAGGACTCTGCTTCATGGGTCGTAAAGGAAGCAATGAACGGTTCATGCAGGATTTCAAGCTGCATAGGTTTGACGCGCCAAAAGTAGCGCTGTTCCGGACGCAGCCCGGTCGGCGTCCATCTCAAAAGCAGCGGATGCGCCCGTACCGGCGGCGAAACGAGGTGCAAAGGACTGTTGAAAGTACGGGCGGTGTCAATTTCAAAAATATAGGAAATCCTCTCGTCGTAACGTTGCTGAGGCGCTTGGGCTTTCAGCGTCAACCCCTGCACCGGCACCCATGCGTTTTGCGGCGGCGCAATCAGCTGCAGGTCGCTGCTGAGGATGGCAAAAGAAGTGCTCTGCTCATTGTTCCGTTCGTCAGATTCGGGAATCTCGTTCATAGCATCGACTTTTACTGCCGTTTCCAGCACGCCGGCGAGCCCGCGCAGCGGCAATGAAATCTCTGCCCATTCTTCGAGAGCGACCGGACCGATGCGGCGTGCTGCGGAAATCTCTTTGCCGGTCGGCAAGTGGCGAAAGGTAAAATGCACCGTTGAACTGTCGCGGCAGAACATGCCCCAGTTTTCCACTAGGGCTCGGACGGTTGCCAGTGAATCGGCCTCGCCCGCCGGGAAAGGCTGCATCAACACGTTTTCAGAACTGAGCGCCAAATCCGGCAATGTCGGCAGCGCCAGCTGCATGGCGGGGTCGCCGAGCAGGTTGTATTGGAGAATCAGGTGGCGAAAATGGCCGAAGGAGCCGTAGGTTTGCCACAGCCGCTTTTGCGCTTCGTTGATGATTTTACCCAGATAGCGGAGAGAATCACTTGCAAAAATGGGGTAAAGCTGGCGCAAGTAGAGATAATCCTCGTAAGCGTAACCCCAGCCTGTAGTTCCCCAAAATCCGACCGCCCCTTTGTCGCGCGCCAGCAAAAAGTGTTCGGAAAAGCTTTGCTGCGAGGGCTCGGCAAAGCGTCCGGTGTGACAAGTCATGCTGGAAATGACCGGGTAGCGGCCTTTATTCTGGAGATCGTCGATATCGGGCGTGTTGAACATCAGCTCCCAAGTGCGACTGGCCGCGTGACCGATAAAGTTGATCCAAACCGCGCCTTTATCGACGGCATCCAGAATTTGGGTTCGATAATCAATCTGCGGATTTTCTTCCTTTTTGCTGATAAAGAGGGGTCTGCCGCTGACGGGCTGCGGAGCGACAAAATCTTTGGCCAAAGCCTGGGATTGACTTTCGAACTGACGTTGCTCAGACGCATCGGCGCCGCCGCTGATGAAGAGGAATCGCTTTTTCCATGCTGCCGAGGGAGCGGCTTCGTATTCGATGATTTTGTCGATAACCTGCTCGGCCTCAGACGGTTCATTGACCGGCAACCTGCCGATGCTGAGCTCAGCCAAGATATCTGCGGGGCCGTCAAAACAGCCCAGGAGCACGTCGCTTACCGGGTTGCCGAGCGAGGGAACCTCGTTGTTGAATTTGGAATTAGGCAAATTCTTTTTCGGGTCCCAACTGGTGTCGCCGAGGAGCAGCGCAAAAGACGGACGAGGAAAGCCGTTTTCGTAAGCAAATTTTAAAAAGCTACGGAGCGCTTCTGCTTCAGGAATGCCGTGATTGAAACGATCATAAATCTCTTCGATGTCGGCGATGAAAACGGTAAAGCCGTTATGCGCTTCACGATAGCGGCGCAGCCGTTCGGCCTGGTCGAGGAACTTTTTAGAGGTGACGATTAAATAATCGGCTCCGCTGTAGCTATCAAGGCCGCTCTTCAGCACGGGTTTAAGACGAAGCGGCGCACGCGCGGCAGAGCGATCAAAAACGATCAAGGTATCGCCGGCATTGGGCGGAACGGAGAAGCGAGCGCTGTGTGCGGTACCGCCGGTAAAGATCCATGATCTGGACAGGCGTACGCCGCCGGCTCCCTGTGCGACGAGCTGTTCGGCGGGCTCTCCTGCGACTCCCTTTTGTGCAATGAACGCCCAAGAGTCGCGGTACCGCAGATTGGCGAGCAGGCGGCTGCCGAGTGCCTGAAACGCCGCAATCGCCGGCGGCCGCAAATTGGTTGCACCGTCGTCGCACACTCCGGCCATAATTACCGCGCTGTCCGGTTGACTGTTGACAAATGCAGCCAAAGAATCGGATTCCGCTGCCGAACCGTAGGTGTCGAAGCTCTTTGCCGCTTTGACCTGGCCGCTGCGATGGTCGAGAACGACCACGGCCATGCCGCGGGTACCGTTGTAAAGCAATTTACCGTTGATGGAAAAGCGGGAAAAATTTCCGTCAGCGAGACCGGCAGACTCGACGACCAATGTCGCCGGCCATTCGCGGCCTGTGGCAAAGGGTTCTATCCATAGACGTCGGCTTGGTGCCAAAACAAAGATGTCACTCGAAGAAAAGCCCTGCACCCAACAGTGCAGCGGCGATTCCTGCGCGATGCCGGACAGCCGCAGAAAACCGTTTTCGGCCGTCATGCTGCGGCGATAAGTCACTTCGAACCAATCAAAATAGAATCGCGAATTGACATTGGGGTTTTCCCGCAGCGATTCGATCTCCAGCTGATTGCCCTGCTCCTGCAAAAGCCTCTTGGGCAATGCTGCTCCGCCGATGAGTTCCTGCCGGTCGTCGAAAAATCCGTCAAAAACGATTCGGCGATTGATGCGGACCCGAACATGATGCGAATTAGGATAGATGTCGACTGTTTCTCCGCGCAAACGAAACGTGAATCGCGCTGAATCGGCGTCGGGAAGGCAGCCGGGAAGGTCAAATAGAGTCGAAAAGACCTCCCCTGGATCGATGGCGCTGTCCCAAACCCATCCTTCTCCGGCAACCGTCAAGGTCTCTTGTATTTCGCTGCTGCTGTCGCCGTTGTAGTAAGCCAAATCTTTTTCGAAATGGCGTGTATCCATGAAATCGGTGCAGTCCTTGCCGTCTTCCGACGAAGCGACGCGAGTGTAGGTCTCTCCGCCGCGATCCCAGCGCAGCCAATAGACGTTCGTATCGCTCCAAGCATGATAATACTCATTCCCTTCGCCGCGCAACCGTTCGCCGTAAAAAATGATCTGGTCGGAGTTATCGAATCGTCCGTCTTCGCCGCCGAAAAAGTAAAAAGGTACGCTTTCTCCACGATTTTCAAGGCATAAAAGCCGGGGATCGATTTCATTTACCGGCAAACCGGCATCGGCGAGGTCTTGGCCGGTGACGCGATAAACGCCTTCTTCTACGAGATAGAGCTTGCATGCGGGTAAAGAGCCGGAAAAATTTGATTGAGCCGTCGCCTTTCGCAGCTTCTGCAACGGCTCTCTGACGACGGCAAAACGAGCGTAGCGTAAAATTCTGACGTTTCGTTCGAGATCAACGGTTACCGGATTGACTTGAATTCTGAGAAGAGTCGTCCCGCGCGATTTGGCGCTTTCTATGCGGAAAGCGGAATTGAAGAATCGAGCATCATCCGGAATCGCTTCCCCGTCTTCGAATGCCCGATCTCCGTCAGTGTGCGGCATTCTCAGCTGAGGAGACGAAGAGACGCTGAATACAGAGTCCAGAACGGCAACGGAAAAACCATCTCCAGGCAGAGACAGAGTGAAAAAATCAAAAGGCAGAGTATACGCTCCGCTGGGGTAGAACGAGGGCAGATCGCCGACGACGGGAACAACGTACTGACCACTCGCGTCGCTCATCGTCTTCCATTCGACGGACGACGGCGCGGTCCATTCGACAATCACTTGCGACGGCGTTTCTTCGACGACCCGAAAATAAGTAGCGGCCCAAATGGGAAAAGTGCTCAGCAACAGAATGAAAACAATTCGAGGTGGTGACATGATTTGCATTTTTTTATGCACGCTGTTGCCTGAATGGATAGGCCATTGATGAAGCATTTACGCATTCGGATCGCGACAGGTTCCGATTCAATTCATCAGGTGCAAGCCGAGATACAAGGTATAGGCGGCTAAGAAGGCCATAATGCCGAGGATGAGCGACAAGCCGATCATGGTCGCAGAGGCGCCCGGCTGCGTCAGGCCGAGAGCAACCAGCCGGTGATGGATGTGTTCGCGATCGGCATGGAACGGATGGATGCCGCGCCGCAAGCGACGAAAAATGGCCAGCGCAGTATCGACGATCGGCAGGCCGAGCAGCAAGAACAAAAGTAACGGGGATACGCTGCCGGTAGTCGATGAAGCGCCCAACGTGAGGCATGCCAACAGAAAGCCGATCGAGAGACTGCCGGAGTCGCCCATAAAGATGGAAGCCGGATGCATGTTGTAACGGAGGAAACCGACGGTGGCGCCGATTAGGCTCAGCATCAACGGAACGAGAACTGTATTGCCCATCAACAGTGCAATGGCCGAGGAGCAGATGAGCACCACCACTGCTACGCCGCCGGCCAGGCCGTCGAGTCCGTCTATCATATTGAAAGCATTGGTAATGCCGACGATCCATAAAATCGACAATGGATAGCTCCAGAAGCCGAGCTCGATGCTTCGATCGGCGAGCAGGATAAGCTTTTCCATCCTCCAGCCGAAATGAACGGCAAGCAGGGCCAGAGCCGTCTCTACAAAAAGCTTGAGATTGCAGTTCAAATCCTTTTTATCGTCAAAGGCGCCCAGGATGAACAGCCCTGTCGCTCCCAATACCAGACTCGCAATTTCAGCCTGTTTTGCCGCCC
This genomic interval carries:
- a CDS encoding C25 family cysteine peptidase, yielding MSPPRIVFILLLSTFPIWAATYFRVVEETPSQVIVEWTAPSSVEWKTMSDASGQYVVPVVGDLPSFYPSGAYTLPFDFFTLSLPGDGFSVAVLDSVFSVSSSPQLRMPHTDGDRAFEDGEAIPDDARFFNSAFRIESAKSRGTTLLRIQVNPVTVDLERNVRILRYARFAVVREPLQKLRKATAQSNFSGSLPACKLYLVEEGVYRVTGQDLADAGLPVNEIDPRLLCLENRGESVPFYFFGGEDGRFDNSDQIIFYGERLRGEGNEYYHAWSDTNVYWLRWDRGGETYTRVASSEDGKDCTDFMDTRHFEKDLAYYNGDSSSEIQETLTVAGEGWVWDSAIDPGEVFSTLFDLPGCLPDADSARFTFRLRGETVDIYPNSHHVRVRINRRIVFDGFFDDRQELIGGAALPKRLLQEQGNQLEIESLRENPNVNSRFYFDWFEVTYRRSMTAENGFLRLSGIAQESPLHCWVQGFSSSDIFVLAPSRRLWIEPFATGREWPATLVVESAGLADGNFSRFSINGKLLYNGTRGMAVVVLDHRSGQVKAAKSFDTYGSAAESDSLAAFVNSQPDSAVIMAGVCDDGATNLRPPAIAAFQALGSRLLANLRYRDSWAFIAQKGVAGEPAEQLVAQGAGGVRLSRSWIFTGGTAHSARFSVPPNAGDTLIVFDRSAARAPLRLKPVLKSGLDSYSGADYLIVTSKKFLDQAERLRRYREAHNGFTVFIADIEEIYDRFNHGIPEAEALRSFLKFAYENGFPRPSFALLLGDTSWDPKKNLPNSKFNNEVPSLGNPVSDVLLGCFDGPADILAELSIGRLPVNEPSEAEQVIDKIIEYEAAPSAAWKKRFLFISGGADASEQRQFESQSQALAKDFVAPQPVSGRPLFISKKEENPQIDYRTQILDAVDKGAVWINFIGHAASRTWELMFNTPDIDDLQNKGRYPVISSMTCHTGRFAEPSQQSFSEHFLLARDKGAVGFWGTTGWGYAYEDYLYLRQLYPIFASDSLRYLGKIINEAQKRLWQTYGSFGHFRHLILQYNLLGDPAMQLALPTLPDLALSSENVLMQPFPAGEADSLATVRALVENWGMFCRDSSTVHFTFRHLPTGKEISAARRIGPVALEEWAEISLPLRGLAGVLETAVKVDAMNEIPESDERNNEQSTSFAILSSDLQLIAPPQNAWVPVQGLTLKAQAPQQRYDERISYIFEIDTARTFNSPLHLVSPPVRAHPLLLRWTPTGLRPEQRYFWRVKPMQLEILHEPFIASFTTHEAESLGWLQNGDFDATCRFENTVKRGKGVSLAEREILLLLQSSRTEQVGYALLEVDRRSVLTTGRGHNVAIVDPISGTVKASAVFDTYGNPQAPQNLAQFIRSAEIGDYVLAAVSEEGGLNLNEEVYTAYESIGSVLCRQIGFRYAWAIIGRKGAAIGSVPEGLQPPGGEAVILKDSLLVFAQKGSIVSARIGPAKGWKSAFFEGTVPPGAAMTCRVIGQAIDGGEALLWEGSLGNVDLGFIDPHEYPYLVLSAEMTLGQGKDSPTLTKWSVLYDPPPDLALSAHLFSISADTVMVGSTITFFGDLYNIGLSESGSTVLEIVQKNGETRRIVGELTIPAIGIDRYFPFRQQWIADKPGRNDFILTVDPRRELIELTKGNNRLTVSLFVLADDKPPQIHLTVDDREIFDGDWVAAQPKIKALILDNNPEPLADTTAVTVTLDGRRVSFKSGELALEANGNGCCLLHYSPMLAPGEHRLEIQAVDAARNRAAATLRFVVEDQLKIRNLLIYPNPVSRDGEISFELSEPAEVAIKIYTLAGRLIGTIEAGMLGAGYQRLYWDGLDADGDRPANGVYIFKAVASREGKTTEAFSKMTIMR
- a CDS encoding undecaprenyl/decaprenyl-phosphate alpha-N-acetylglucosaminyl 1-phosphate transferase, with translation MIPFFALLVSFITAVVATPVFRRFAVKHEIVARQNHRTIHKGQIPKLGGGAVIFSFLTGALFFYVLKPSFWAAKQAEIASLVLGATGLFILGAFDDKKDLNCNLKLFVETALALLAVHFGWRMEKLILLADRSIELGFWSYPLSILWIVGITNAFNMIDGLDGLAGGVAVVVLICSSAIALLMGNTVLVPLMLSLIGATVGFLRYNMHPASIFMGDSGSLSIGFLLACLTLGASSTTGSVSPLLLFLLLGLPIVDTALAIFRRLRRGIHPFHADREHIHHRLVALGLTQPGASATMIGLSLILGIMAFLAAYTLYLGLHLMN